The window GGTACTGGACGGGTGCGTCCAGCGCCAAGTGGAAGGCGGGCGACCAGACGTTCGCGGTGGCGGACCTGGGCGGGATCGAGTGGCGCTCCCCCGAGGCGTTCGAGGGGTATCTCCGGCTGGTGCCGCGCGGCGCCGAACCGGGCGCATCGGGGCAGGACACGGCGCCGCTCCCGTCCGCGCCGCGCGTGCAGCCGGACCAGGACCCCGCCTCCGTGGTGTTCGGCCTGGGATACGGGCAGGTCCACGAGTCTCTGCCCTTCGCCGCGGCGGTCCTGGAGTCCGTCCGGCGCACCCAGCCGGTACCGGTCGCGACGGCGCCCGTCCCCGTGGGCGGCCGGCGCGATCCGGCGGACATCGCCGAGCGGATACGGCACCTCGGCGACCTCCACCGGGCCGGTCTGGTCACGGACGCCGAGTACACCGCGAAGAAGACGGAACTGCTCGCCGAGCTGTAGACGGCCCCGGCGGGCCTCAGCGCTACCCGGCACCCCTACTCCGGTACGGGTGCCGGGGTCCGCGGCCGGCCCCCTGGTATGACGCCCTCCGGCGTACTCCGTGCCTACCCTGACCGGATCATGACCACGTCTCCCGCCGGGCCGCCGCCCCCGTCCACGCCCTCCGCGGACGGTCCGCCGAGCGCCGCCCGCCGCAGTCTGCGCGAGCTCGCCCACGCGCTGTCCCGCGCCTCCCACCCGCCGGTCCCGCCGTTCGCGGACTCACCGAGCCGCTGGCTGCGGCTGCTCCCGTACGCGGTGGTGACCGCCCTGACCGCCGTGTTCGTCCCCGTCACGATCCAGGTGCTGGCCGACGACTACCACCTGGGCGGCGGGGTCGCCGGAGCGCTGGCGGTCGGGCAGACCGCCCCCCTGCTCATGCTGGCGCACCGCCCGCTGCAGGCCTGGTGGATCGTCTTCACCGCCGACACCGTGGGCGCCGTGGTGCTGCTGGGACAGCCCCCGGACCCGGACGTCATCTGGCCGTGGCCCCCGCCCACGCTGATCGGCTGCCTGTTCGTGCTGCTGGCCCTCGGACTGCGCGAACGCCGGACCACGGTGATCGGCGTCTGGCTGGTCACCGCGCTGGCGGGGCTGGCGCTGCACCTGGCCGCGCCAGCCCGCAGCGACGGCGGCGCGCTGCTGCTGCTCGTCCTCGGCGGGGTGGTGCTGGTCATCGGCGCCGCCGTGCGCGAGCGGAGCGAGGTCCAGCGCCGGCTCGTCGAGCAGGAGACCATCAGCGAGGCCGAGCGGGCGCAGCGCACGCTGCTGGAGGAGCGCACCCGGATCGCCCGTGAGCTGCACGACGTGGTCGCGCACCACATGTCGGTGATCACGGTGCAGGCCGACTCGGCCCCGTACCGGGTGGCCGGGCTCTCCGCCGAGGCGCGCGCCGAGTTCGCGTCGATCGCGGCCGGCGCCCGGGAGTCCCTGGCCGAGATGCGGCGGCTGCTGTCCGTGCTGCGCAGTGACGGCAGCCGGGGCGAGCTGTCCCCGCAGCCGGGGCTGGACCGGGTGCAGCAGCTGGTGGAGGCGACGGTACGCGCGGGGCTCCCGGCCGAGCTGTCGCTCGCCGCGGGGGTGCGGGAGGCGGTGGAGCGGGGCGAGGTCCCGCAGGCCGTGGACCTGTCGGCGTACCGCATCGTGCAGGAGGCGCTGGCCAACGTGGTGCGGCACGCGCCGGGTGCGCCGACCAGGGTGTCGGTCTCGGTGCGGGACGGCCGGCTGACGGTGCTGGTGGTCAACGGGCCCGCGCGGGGCCCGGGTTCGCCCCTGGAGGTGTCGGGGACGGGACACGGGCTGGTGGGCATGCGCGAACGCGTACGGTTGACCGGCGGCAGCCTCGACACCGGCCCGCTGCCGGACGGGGGCTTCCGGGTGGCGGCCCGGCTCCCGCTGCCGCCGTCCCGCCCGCCCTCGGCAGTACCGACCCCGGAGGACCTGTGACCATCCGCGTGATCATCGTCGACGACCAGGCCATGGTGCGGGCGGGGTTCGCCGCCCTGCTGTCCGCCCAGGCCGACATCGACGTGGTGGGCGAGGCACCGGACGGGCGGCGGGGTGTGGAGGTCGGCAGGGCCGTGCATCCCGACGTCGTGCTGATGGACGTCCGGATGCCGGAGATGGACGGACTGGCGGCGGCCCGCGAGCTGTTGAGCCCGCCGGCCGGGGTGGTCCACCGGCCGAAGGTCCTCATGCTCACCACGTTCGACGTGGACGACTACGTCTACGAGGCGCTGCGC is drawn from Streptomyces sp. NBC_00178 and contains these coding sequences:
- a CDS encoding DUF4429 domain-containing protein, translating into MGDVLAGIHATWEFDTDSLLIRFERGIRTPRLLQSLRERRVPYAALSAVTLTPGKRSTVVLHAVPRPGADPLLEAAAGQLKEGCDPYRLVLPAERETLADYYAEELRAVLGPEASLPAERFMVTAPEAPVHFKAYDGRAGFDGTVVSFRWYWTGASSAKWKAGDQTFAVADLGGIEWRSPEAFEGYLRLVPRGAEPGASGQDTAPLPSAPRVQPDQDPASVVFGLGYGQVHESLPFAAAVLESVRRTQPVPVATAPVPVGGRRDPADIAERIRHLGDLHRAGLVTDAEYTAKKTELLAEL
- a CDS encoding sensor histidine kinase, whose amino-acid sequence is MTTSPAGPPPPSTPSADGPPSAARRSLRELAHALSRASHPPVPPFADSPSRWLRLLPYAVVTALTAVFVPVTIQVLADDYHLGGGVAGALAVGQTAPLLMLAHRPLQAWWIVFTADTVGAVVLLGQPPDPDVIWPWPPPTLIGCLFVLLALGLRERRTTVIGVWLVTALAGLALHLAAPARSDGGALLLLVLGGVVLVIGAAVRERSEVQRRLVEQETISEAERAQRTLLEERTRIARELHDVVAHHMSVITVQADSAPYRVAGLSAEARAEFASIAAGARESLAEMRRLLSVLRSDGSRGELSPQPGLDRVQQLVEATVRAGLPAELSLAAGVREAVERGEVPQAVDLSAYRIVQEALANVVRHAPGAPTRVSVSVRDGRLTVLVVNGPARGPGSPLEVSGTGHGLVGMRERVRLTGGSLDTGPLPDGGFRVAARLPLPPSRPPSAVPTPEDL